The DNA segment TTGGTGCGCGCGCGCACCTCACTGGGGCTGAGCGCCGGGGTATCGTCGATATACAGGGCTTTGCCCTTCATCTTCTGCACAGCGCTGGAGAGCTTGGGCCAGTCTTCCTCCTGCAACTTGCCGTTCCTGATCCTGCCCTGGTCGATGCGGCCGATGGACGACAGCATCCGCATCACCAGGCTGTCCGAGGGCATCTCCATACTGAAGACCAGTGCCGGGCGCTCCTGGCTGAGCATGGCGCTCTCAATAAAATTCAGTGCCAGCGCGGTTTTGCCCATGGAGGGGCGCGCGGCGAGGACAATCAGTTCGCCGGGCTGCCAGCCGGAAGTGCGCTGGTCCAGCTCGGTAAGGCCGGTGCTCAGGCCGGTGATATCCCCCTCGGTCTTGAACAGCTCATCAATGCGCTCCACTGTCTTTTTCAGCAGTGCGTCCACAGCGACGAAACCGCCCTCTTTGGCGCGCCCCTCGGCGATCTCCGCCACGCGGCGCTCCGCCATCTGCAGCAGATCGGCAGAGGCCAGCCCGCCGGGATTGAAGCTGGTGCGGCTGATTTCGCCGGCGGCAGCGATCAGCTGGCGCAACATGGCGCGCTCGCGCACAATCCTGGCGTAGGCAACGATATTCGCTGCGGAGGGGGTGTTCTCGGCCAGCTCCGCCAGGTAAGCGGGGCCACCCACATCGCCGAGCAGGTCGCGGCTGGTGAGCGCCTCGGCGAGGGTGACAATATCCAGGGGCTGCCCGCCTTCGGTCAGCTCGCGCATCACCGCAAAGATCCTGCGGTGACTGGCGGTGAAGAAATCCTCCTCCCCCAGCTGCTCGGAAACGGCATCGATGCGGCCCGGATCCAGCATCAGGCCGCCGAGCACGGACTGTTCGGCCTCTACCGAATGGGGCAGTGGCGAATGCGCATCGCTGTGCATCTCCTGTTCCGGCGTGGCGTATTCGTCGTTCATTGAAACCTGTTGGATAGCAGAAACAAAACGGGCGCTGACCCCACAAAGGGTGCAGCGCCCGATTGTAGCGCGGCTGGTATCCCAGGCACCAACCGCTGACCGGAAAAGCCTACTCGGCTTCGATCACCACTTTTACCACCGCCGTCACATCGGAGTGCAGCTGCACGTCCACTTCGTACTCGCCCACTTCGCGCAGGGTACCCTGTGGCAGCCGCACTTCCGACTTGGCGACCGCAACGCCGCTGGCGGTAATCGCTTCGGCGATATCACGGGTGCCGATTGAGCCGAACAGCTTGCCTTCGTCGCCGGCGTTGGCGGCAATGGTGACAGCCAGGTCGGCCAGCTTGGTGGCGCGGCTTTCGGCTGCTGTCAGCTTGGCTCCGGCAGCGGCCTCCAGTTCAGCGCGCTTGGCCTCGAACTCGGCAATATTGGCGGCGGTAGCGGCAATGGCCTTACCCGTCGGCAGCAGGAAGTTGCGGCCAAAACCGGCTTTCACCTCAACGCGATCACCCACGTTGCCCAGCTTGCCTACTTTATCGAGCAGAATAACTTCCATCTCGGTTTCCTCAATTTCTCTATTGTGCGGTGCGCTACTTGGCAAAGCGCCCGCGAATATCTATCCAGCTATCTACCAGGGCCAGGCCGCACAGGAACCCGGCCAGAGGCAGCCCACCAATTACCAGCAGCACATACATCGCCACCAAAGGGCCAATGCCCCAGCCGCGGCTGGCAACCAGCCAGTGGATCAGGGCGATGCCCGCCACCACCATGGGAAAGGCGATCACTGCCCCCCAGAAGGCGTAGCCCGGTGTAACCAGGCCCGACACCCACAGCAGCATGCACACCGCTGCCAGCCACAATGGCAGGCGCAACTGGTGAAACTCCTGGCGGAATCCGCCAGGATTGTACAGCAGCGCCTGCCAGTAGCGTCCCAGTACCAGGGCCAGGGTGGCACTCATTGCCAATATCAGGCTGAAGTATCCGGTGATCTGCAACTCACCCGAAAAGACCTGCCTGAGCTCCTCCATGGGAACGCTGTCGGGCTGTTCCGCGGCCCGCTCCACCGCCTGCAGGAAGCCCTGCAGGAGGCCGCCGCTGAAATAGGACGTGAGCCCTATGCTTACCGCCGAGGCCGCAATCACGGCCAGCAGGGCGGCAACCCATGAGCGGCGGCTGCGCAGCGCCAGGGCACCGCAGAGCACCGAGACAAAATAGCCGGCGGATATGCCCGCCACCAAAAGTGGCACATGGCCGCTCATACCAGCGACAACGATCGGCAGCAGCGCCCAGGCCAATACCATCAGGCCGTCACTGCTGCCGCGGCGCAAACTCACCAGGGCGAGAATCGCCGGGCTGACGAGCGGTATCCCCAGCATGGTGAGAATGACCGCGCGCACGCGTCCGCGCATAATAAATTCAGCTACGGCGCGCATTTCCAGATAGCTTCTCTATTAATCAGACTAAGCAAACTGCGGCTTAGGCTTCGTGACTGTCCGTATACGGCAGCAGG comes from the Microbulbifer sp. MI-G genome and includes:
- the dnaB gene encoding replicative DNA helicase; translated protein: MNDEYATPEQEMHSDAHSPLPHSVEAEQSVLGGLMLDPGRIDAVSEQLGEEDFFTASHRRIFAVMRELTEGGQPLDIVTLAEALTSRDLLGDVGGPAYLAELAENTPSAANIVAYARIVRERAMLRQLIAAAGEISRTSFNPGGLASADLLQMAERRVAEIAEGRAKEGGFVAVDALLKKTVERIDELFKTEGDITGLSTGLTELDQRTSGWQPGELIVLAARPSMGKTALALNFIESAMLSQERPALVFSMEMPSDSLVMRMLSSIGRIDQGRIRNGKLQEEDWPKLSSAVQKMKGKALYIDDTPALSPSEVRARTKRTVRDHVNKLMLAHPELSREEAEVRSLPAVIMVDYLQLMQVQGASEGRTQEISEISRALKALAKEYDCPVIALSQLNRSVEQRPNKRPMNSDLRESGAIEQDADVILFIYRDEYYNEDSPDKGMAELIIGKQRNGETGTCRAAFVGKFTRFDNLAPEYYQGE
- the rplI gene encoding 50S ribosomal protein L9; protein product: MEVILLDKVGKLGNVGDRVEVKAGFGRNFLLPTGKAIAATAANIAEFEAKRAELEAAAGAKLTAAESRATKLADLAVTIAANAGDEGKLFGSIGTRDIAEAITASGVAVAKSEVRLPQGTLREVGEYEVDVQLHSDVTAVVKVVIEAE